In Pseudofrankia saprophytica, one genomic interval encodes:
- a CDS encoding type II toxin-antitoxin system Phd/YefM family antitoxin, whose translation MARPARDVDDADDEDDEEHTVGIRDLSHHTSQVLGRVRAGESITITDRGEPIARMVPVRVREWTRPSVGFVDSGDPDWAARAAEELRGFGE comes from the coding sequence ATGGCGAGGCCGGCCCGAGATGTTGATGATGCCGACGACGAGGATGACGAGGAGCACACGGTCGGAATTCGCGATCTGTCGCACCACACCAGCCAGGTCCTGGGCAGGGTCCGAGCCGGCGAGAGCATCACGATCACCGATCGCGGCGAGCCGATCGCGAGGATGGTTCCGGTCCGCGTTCGGGAATGGACGCGGCCGTCTGTAGGGTTCGTCGACAGCGGCGACCCGGACTGGGCGGCTCGCGCCGCCGAGGAGCTCCGAGGATTCGGCGAGTGA
- a CDS encoding nitrate- and nitrite sensing domain-containing protein yields the protein MRRQPMASSTGLAADSMPVPAPGSPVVDDGGHGERPAAARPPDDGNGTRARGGVLTSPTSWRVRTKLIAILAIPVVAIIVNALIDASSVLTSTRDINRVSNLVTINRAAIELTYELERERTFTVDYVAAQLSPRKSTATLDPVKARRTDVDRAYKGYQDVAEGKRGTFGDQVNEALDAVALQMQNLNTKRDVLVKMTEPASVMEAYDAVIEPLTDLVALIPQGNDDRELDSSVEATTHLVRATDMLAQQQAQIEIYLSSQLPFNNEDFRAALSLDSQRGTELDEFAKAATPEQLALFTSTVNQRTNGDVIKTQQYTALVLNALPDRPLTGDQGTLTGVNGIDQTKWLQNTRANIELNYDVVDKLFSQIDSRVDNLRGDIQRRALLSALFTVLILAAALVITLIVAQSLIRPLFALRTAALDIADRRLPEAVRRIRDSSEQVIDDEIETVGIDTDEEIGEVARAFDQVHREAVKLASEQAVLRNNVNAMFVNLSRRSQGLVERQLRLIDDLENREQDPDQLSNLFKLDHLATRMRRNNESLLVLAGTDTARRWTHPVPLNEVVLAAISEVEQYTRVKQTNAAPVSIAGNGVSDVVHLIAELLENATAYSPPATDVVVTSHSLGPGAGAMIEIVDQGIGMPAKDLERINERLANPPVVDVSVSRTMGLFAVGRLASRHGIRVQLRESPSRGITAVIRLPAKLVTGDGAGGTSPAAPRPAAIGRTGEAPARPAQAFGAFGPPPAGRPELGSGSVPTPQTGPQRQPAYGGPQQYGPPTTGADGGRGGPRQHPDDLLEEMGDRDRFAPPSGPLPALTSRQTPPTPGPADPAGPPDASRFGPPPLALGPGGPQQRDGAPSGPMTGPLPSREPASRYTEQDTQRLGSNPFTNGQPVARSGQRPGVDGPDRAEQPGGPATGPLDTRGPRDDWNSGFQRPAAPESPGQTGPMPRQTGPMARQGGYGSNGAGGGYRPPEQPPQSYAEPRDYADKRDYAGQQADYSGPQENVFARPPHRPEPDPVDVPQPRWEERPAAATGGYPRPQAEDTGEIYLGDGEDLDTTPIFDSVSAWFQRRSPSDEVRAVPTAPDPVVEATPPPAFTAPRASAGMRIMGNGAGNGTTDHPIQRQEPAPAPAAVPVRPAAAMRTPAPDSGYRQPAAYADNGSNGSATGPRPVQAPVEPLPRRGGADNSGGWESAGDAGWQAAEVLRQPGGSDTSTTRAGLPVRVPMSNLVPGSAEPASNRKAAPPRPADEAARSPEAVGGRLASFYQGVRQGRDMGAETRSARRDGQEER from the coding sequence GTGCGCAGACAACCGATGGCCAGCAGCACGGGCCTCGCCGCGGACTCGATGCCGGTGCCGGCACCGGGTTCCCCCGTTGTGGACGACGGGGGTCACGGCGAGCGGCCCGCCGCGGCCCGACCCCCCGACGACGGCAACGGGACGCGCGCTCGCGGTGGCGTCCTGACCAGCCCGACGAGCTGGCGGGTCCGTACCAAGCTGATCGCGATCCTCGCGATCCCGGTCGTTGCGATCATCGTCAACGCGCTGATCGACGCGAGCTCGGTGCTCACCAGCACCCGTGACATCAACCGGGTGTCCAACCTGGTCACCATCAACCGGGCGGCCATCGAGCTGACCTACGAGCTCGAGCGCGAGCGCACCTTCACCGTCGACTATGTCGCGGCCCAGCTGAGCCCGCGGAAATCGACAGCCACCCTCGACCCGGTCAAAGCCCGTCGTACAGACGTCGACCGTGCCTACAAGGGTTATCAGGATGTCGCCGAGGGCAAGCGCGGGACTTTCGGTGACCAGGTAAACGAGGCGCTCGACGCCGTCGCCCTGCAAATGCAAAACCTGAACACCAAGCGCGACGTGCTGGTGAAGATGACCGAGCCGGCCTCCGTGATGGAGGCCTATGACGCCGTCATCGAGCCGCTCACCGACCTGGTCGCCCTCATCCCGCAGGGCAACGACGACCGTGAGCTCGACAGCTCCGTCGAGGCGACGACGCACCTCGTGCGCGCCACCGACATGCTGGCCCAGCAGCAGGCGCAGATCGAGATCTACCTGTCGTCGCAGCTACCGTTCAACAACGAGGACTTCCGCGCGGCGCTGAGTCTCGACTCCCAGCGCGGCACCGAGCTGGACGAGTTCGCCAAGGCGGCGACGCCCGAGCAGCTGGCGCTGTTCACGTCGACGGTCAACCAGCGCACCAACGGTGACGTCATCAAGACGCAGCAGTACACCGCCCTGGTGCTGAACGCGCTGCCGGACCGGCCGCTCACCGGCGACCAGGGGACGCTTACCGGCGTCAACGGCATCGACCAGACGAAATGGCTGCAGAACACCCGCGCCAACATCGAGCTGAACTACGACGTCGTCGACAAGCTGTTCAGCCAGATCGACAGCCGGGTCGACAACCTGCGCGGTGACATCCAGCGGCGCGCGCTCCTGTCGGCGCTGTTCACCGTCCTGATCCTGGCCGCCGCCCTCGTCATCACCCTGATCGTGGCGCAGTCGCTCATCCGCCCGCTGTTCGCGCTGCGGACCGCGGCGCTCGACATCGCGGACCGGCGCCTGCCGGAGGCCGTCCGGCGGATCCGAGACTCGTCCGAACAGGTGATCGACGACGAGATCGAAACGGTCGGTATCGATACCGACGAGGAGATCGGCGAGGTCGCGCGCGCGTTCGACCAGGTCCACCGCGAGGCGGTCAAGCTCGCGTCCGAGCAGGCGGTCCTGCGGAACAACGTCAACGCGATGTTCGTGAACCTCTCCCGGCGAAGCCAGGGCCTCGTCGAGCGTCAGCTCCGGCTGATCGACGACCTGGAGAACCGCGAGCAGGACCCGGACCAGCTGTCCAACCTGTTCAAGCTGGACCACCTCGCGACCCGTATGCGACGGAACAACGAGTCGCTCCTGGTCCTCGCCGGCACCGACACCGCCCGCCGCTGGACCCACCCCGTCCCGCTCAACGAGGTGGTCCTCGCGGCCATCTCCGAGGTCGAGCAGTACACCCGGGTCAAGCAGACCAACGCGGCGCCGGTGTCCATCGCCGGTAACGGTGTCAGCGACGTCGTCCACCTCATCGCCGAGCTGCTGGAGAACGCCACGGCGTACTCCCCGCCGGCGACGGACGTCGTCGTCACCAGCCACTCCCTCGGCCCCGGCGCCGGCGCGATGATCGAGATCGTCGACCAGGGCATCGGCATGCCGGCCAAGGACCTGGAGCGGATCAACGAGCGGCTCGCGAACCCGCCGGTCGTGGACGTCTCCGTGTCCCGGACGATGGGTCTGTTCGCCGTCGGCCGGCTGGCCAGCCGGCACGGCATCCGCGTCCAGCTGCGCGAGTCGCCGTCACGCGGCATCACCGCCGTCATCCGGTTGCCAGCCAAGCTGGTCACCGGGGACGGCGCCGGCGGTACCAGCCCGGCCGCCCCCCGGCCGGCGGCGATCGGCCGGACCGGTGAGGCCCCCGCTCGGCCGGCCCAGGCGTTCGGTGCCTTCGGGCCCCCGCCCGCCGGCCGGCCGGAGCTCGGTAGTGGTTCCGTCCCGACCCCGCAGACCGGTCCGCAGCGCCAGCCGGCCTACGGCGGCCCACAGCAGTACGGTCCGCCGACGACCGGCGCCGATGGTGGGCGTGGCGGTCCTCGGCAGCACCCGGACGATCTGCTCGAGGAGATGGGCGACCGGGACCGGTTCGCGCCACCTAGCGGCCCGCTTCCGGCCCTGACCTCGAGGCAGACCCCCCCGACCCCGGGCCCCGCCGATCCGGCGGGACCCCCGGACGCCAGCCGGTTCGGGCCACCGCCGCTGGCGCTCGGTCCGGGCGGACCCCAGCAGCGCGACGGCGCGCCCTCGGGCCCGATGACCGGCCCGCTGCCGAGCCGGGAGCCGGCCAGCCGGTACACCGAGCAGGACACACAGCGGCTCGGGTCGAACCCGTTCACCAACGGGCAGCCGGTGGCCAGGTCCGGTCAGCGGCCGGGCGTCGACGGTCCCGACCGGGCGGAGCAGCCCGGCGGCCCGGCGACCGGCCCGCTGGACACGCGCGGCCCGCGGGATGACTGGAACAGCGGGTTCCAGCGCCCGGCCGCGCCGGAGTCCCCGGGCCAGACCGGCCCGATGCCTCGCCAGACCGGCCCGATGGCCCGCCAGGGTGGTTACGGGTCGAACGGCGCCGGCGGCGGTTACCGACCACCGGAGCAGCCTCCCCAGAGCTACGCCGAGCCGCGGGACTACGCGGACAAGCGCGACTACGCGGGTCAGCAGGCGGACTACTCGGGCCCGCAGGAGAACGTCTTCGCCAGGCCGCCACACCGGCCCGAGCCGGATCCGGTCGACGTGCCCCAGCCTCGCTGGGAGGAGCGGCCGGCCGCGGCGACGGGTGGCTACCCGCGGCCGCAGGCCGAGGACACCGGCGAGATCTACCTCGGCGACGGCGAGGACCTGGACACCACGCCGATCTTCGACTCCGTCTCCGCCTGGTTCCAGCGCCGCTCGCCCAGCGACGAGGTCCGCGCCGTTCCCACGGCGCCGGACCCGGTCGTCGAGGCGACGCCGCCGCCCGCGTTCACCGCGCCGCGGGCATCGGCGGGCATGCGCATCATGGGCAACGGGGCGGGCAACGGCACCACGGATCACCCGATCCAGCGTCAGGAGCCGGCGCCGGCGCCGGCCGCCGTGCCGGTCCGGCCGGCGGCGGCCATGCGGACGCCGGCGCCGGACTCCGGGTACCGCCAGCCCGCCGCGTACGCCGACAACGGTTCGAACGGCTCCGCGACTGGCCCTCGGCCCGTCCAGGCGCCCGTGGAACCGCTGCCGAGGCGCGGTGGCGCAGACAACTCGGGCGGCTGGGAGTCGGCCGGCGACGCCGGCTGGCAGGCGGCCGAGGTGCTGCGCCAGCCCGGTGGGTCGGACACGTCCACGACCAGGGCTGGGCTGCCGGTGCGGGTGCCGATGAGCAACCTGGTGCCCGGCTCGGCCGAGCCGGCAAGCAATCGCAAGGCGGCCCCGCCACGGCCAGCCGACGAGGCAGCCAGGTCCCCCGAGGCGGTAGGCGGGCGTCTTGCCAGCTTCTACCAGGGTGTCCGGCAGGGACGGGACATGGGTGCCGAGACAAGAAGCGCCCGCCGTGACGGGCAGGAGGAACGGTGA
- a CDS encoding roadblock/LC7 domain-containing protein has protein sequence MRPVSAAAQNLNWLINNFVDRVPGVAHTVVVSADGLLLAVSDGFPRDRADQLAAVSSGLVSLTQGAARVFEAGMVTQTVVEMEHGFLFIMAISDGASMAVLAAPSCDIGLVGYEMALLVHRAKDVLTPQLRQELQGTLPR, from the coding sequence GTGAGACCGGTGAGCGCAGCGGCGCAGAACCTGAACTGGCTGATCAACAATTTCGTCGACCGGGTTCCAGGTGTCGCGCACACCGTCGTCGTGTCGGCCGACGGTCTGCTCCTCGCGGTGTCGGACGGGTTTCCACGCGACCGGGCGGACCAGCTGGCGGCCGTGTCGTCGGGCCTCGTCAGCCTGACGCAGGGCGCGGCCCGGGTCTTCGAGGCCGGGATGGTCACCCAGACGGTCGTCGAGATGGAGCACGGGTTCCTGTTCATCATGGCGATCAGCGACGGGGCGAGCATGGCGGTGCTGGCCGCGCCGTCGTGTGACATCGGCCTGGTGGGCTATGAGATGGCGCTGCTCGTGCACCGGGCGAAGGACGTACTCACGCCGCAGCTGCGCCAGGAGCTGCAAGGGACGCTCCCGCGATGA
- a CDS encoding GTP-binding protein, whose product MAYESSDNRRVNSSVATTSVKIVVAGGFGAGKTTFVGSVSEIVPLRTEAVMTEAGAHVDDLTHLVDKTTTTVAMDFGRVSLDEDLILYLFGTPGQYRFWFMWDDIVRGAIGAIVLTDTRRLADCFAAVDYFEQRQLPFVIGLNCFDGVLRHSIEDVREALQIGPSVPIITCDARNRDSTKSALIAVVEHTMSRAALRA is encoded by the coding sequence GTGGCCTACGAAAGCTCTGACAACAGAAGGGTCAACTCCTCGGTCGCGACCACCTCGGTCAAGATCGTGGTTGCCGGCGGTTTCGGCGCAGGGAAGACCACTTTTGTGGGCTCTGTATCGGAAATCGTCCCGCTTCGTACTGAAGCGGTCATGACCGAGGCTGGCGCGCACGTCGACGACCTGACTCACCTGGTCGACAAGACCACGACCACGGTGGCGATGGACTTCGGCCGGGTGTCGCTGGACGAGGACCTGATCCTGTATCTGTTCGGAACGCCGGGACAGTACCGGTTCTGGTTCATGTGGGACGACATCGTCCGCGGTGCGATCGGCGCGATCGTGCTCACGGACACCCGCCGGCTCGCGGACTGCTTCGCCGCCGTCGACTACTTCGAGCAGCGCCAGCTGCCGTTCGTCATCGGGTTGAACTGCTTCGACGGGGTGCTGCGGCACTCGATCGAGGACGTGCGTGAGGCGCTGCAGATCGGGCCGTCGGTTCCGATCATCACCTGTGACGCGCGCAACCGCGACTCGACCAAGAGCGCGCTGATCGCGGTCGTCGAGCACACGATGTCCCGGGCCGCCCTGCGCGCCTAG
- the guaA gene encoding glutamine-hydrolyzing GMP synthase, with protein MSAPSAGRAGYDTALVIDFGAQYAQLIARRVRECHVYSEIVPWNTPVSELLARRPTAVILSGGPKSVYSPGAPRVDPALFDAGIPVLGICYGHQVMAQALGGTVERTGTAEYGATELAVTSPGVLFDGLPIQQQVWMSHGDAVTAAPTGFDLTASTRSTPVAAFEDVRRGLFGVQFHPEVLHTEHGMEVLRRFLLHGAGARPAWTMVNIVDEAVAAVRAQVGDAKLICALSGGVDSAVAAAVVHRAIGDALTCVFVDHGLLRAGEAEQVERDFVASTGVELVHIKAADRFAAALAGVTDPEQKRKIIGREFIRVFEEAARELDARAEAAGSRIEYLVQGTLYPDVIESGSPDAAKIKSHHNVGGLPEDLQFGLVEPLRTLFKDEVRRLGEELGLPEEIVWRQPFPGPGLAVRIIGEVTQERLDIVRAADQIIRDEIRRAGLEREIWQVFAVLLADVRSVGVQGDERTYGHPVVLRAVTSEDAMTADWARLPANVLERISNRVVNEVPQVNRVVYDITSKPPGTIEWE; from the coding sequence GTGAGCGCACCCTCGGCCGGCCGAGCCGGCTATGACACCGCCCTGGTCATCGACTTCGGCGCCCAGTACGCGCAGCTGATCGCGCGCCGGGTGCGGGAGTGCCACGTGTACTCCGAGATCGTCCCCTGGAACACCCCGGTGTCGGAGCTGCTCGCCCGCCGCCCCACCGCCGTGATCCTCTCCGGCGGCCCCAAGTCCGTGTACTCCCCCGGCGCGCCCCGGGTGGATCCGGCGCTGTTCGACGCTGGCATCCCCGTGCTCGGCATCTGCTACGGCCATCAGGTGATGGCGCAGGCCCTCGGCGGAACCGTCGAACGCACCGGCACCGCCGAGTACGGGGCGACGGAGCTGGCCGTCACCAGCCCCGGCGTGCTTTTCGACGGCCTGCCGATCCAGCAGCAGGTCTGGATGTCGCACGGCGACGCCGTCACCGCGGCACCCACCGGTTTCGACCTCACCGCGTCGACCCGGTCGACCCCGGTCGCCGCGTTCGAGGACGTGCGGCGCGGGCTGTTCGGCGTGCAGTTCCATCCCGAGGTGCTGCACACCGAGCACGGCATGGAGGTGCTGCGCCGGTTCCTGCTGCACGGCGCGGGCGCCCGCCCCGCCTGGACGATGGTCAACATCGTCGACGAGGCGGTCGCCGCGGTGCGCGCCCAGGTCGGCGACGCGAAGCTGATCTGCGCGCTGTCCGGCGGCGTGGACTCCGCGGTCGCGGCCGCGGTCGTACACCGGGCGATCGGCGACGCGCTCACCTGCGTCTTCGTCGACCACGGCCTGCTGCGCGCCGGTGAGGCCGAGCAGGTCGAGCGTGACTTCGTCGCGTCCACCGGCGTCGAGCTGGTGCACATCAAGGCCGCGGACCGCTTCGCCGCGGCACTGGCCGGGGTCACCGACCCGGAGCAGAAGCGCAAGATCATCGGACGCGAGTTCATCCGGGTCTTCGAGGAGGCCGCCCGCGAGCTCGACGCCCGCGCGGAGGCCGCAGGCAGCCGCATCGAGTACCTCGTCCAGGGCACCCTGTACCCGGACGTGATCGAGTCAGGTTCGCCGGACGCCGCGAAGATCAAATCGCATCACAACGTCGGCGGGCTGCCGGAGGACCTCCAGTTCGGCCTGGTCGAACCGCTGCGGACGCTGTTCAAGGACGAGGTGCGCCGGCTCGGCGAGGAGCTCGGCCTGCCCGAGGAGATCGTCTGGCGCCAGCCGTTCCCCGGCCCGGGGCTCGCCGTGCGGATCATCGGCGAGGTCACCCAGGAACGGCTGGACATCGTGCGCGCCGCCGACCAGATCATCCGCGACGAGATCCGCCGCGCGGGGCTCGAGCGCGAGATCTGGCAGGTGTTCGCCGTCCTGCTGGCCGACGTGCGCTCGGTGGGCGTCCAGGGCGACGAGCGCACCTACGGCCATCCGGTCGTGCTGCGCGCGGTGACCAGCGAGGACGCGATGACGGCCGACTGGGCGCGGCTGCCGGCGAACGTGCTGGAACGCATCAGCAACCGCGTCGTCAACGAGGTCCCCCAGGTCAACCGCGTCGTCTACGACATCACCTCCAAGCCCCCGGGCACCATCGAATGGGAGTAG
- a CDS encoding PIN domain-containing protein translates to MIIADTSAILASIDTHAADHAACTEIIKRIQRPMLVSHMVIAEADYLLTTRFGLAAANRFLTDVARGSWELAASDTDDINTVVTINTRYEDLKLGATDCLNVALAARYGARTLFTLDHRHYRVTAQLGRSEPFALLPADRDSWLKQRRH, encoded by the coding sequence GTGATCATCGCGGACACGAGCGCCATCCTCGCGTCCATCGACACACACGCGGCCGACCATGCCGCCTGCACGGAGATCATTAAGCGTATCCAGCGTCCGATGCTGGTCTCGCACATGGTCATCGCCGAGGCCGACTACCTGCTCACCACCCGGTTCGGCCTTGCGGCCGCGAACCGGTTTCTGACCGACGTCGCCCGAGGCTCGTGGGAACTGGCGGCCAGCGATACCGACGACATCAACACCGTCGTCACCATCAACACCCGCTACGAGGACCTGAAACTCGGCGCCACGGATTGCCTCAACGTCGCACTTGCCGCCCGGTACGGCGCCCGGACGCTGTTCACTCTTGACCATCGCCACTACCGCGTTACGGCCCAGCTCGGGCGTTCCGAGCCGTTCGCGCTTCTCCCCGCCGACCGCGACTCGTGGCTCAAGCAGCGACGTCACTGA
- a CDS encoding threonine ammonia-lyase gives MTQPAATTPSPRASDPAGKPGQTGVFRTSRIDSASSQTSPIGFANRAGTPDPAGTPTPASPVDQADDVAGTTSQPDDGPEGVDVGTLLRTVDVERAAATLAGVSRLTRVVRHPGLGLRTGASIWLKCENEQHTRSFKLRGAYNRVAQADPSRRARGLVAASAGNHAQGVAYAAAQFGVESTIFVPTGANPVKVARTRRWGARVEHVDGGVDAALATAGAFAADGGRLMVHPFDDPAVIAGQGTVGLELLEQVPGLRTVIVGVGGGGLVTGIAAALAARGADTRVIGVQAEGAPAFADSFHAGRPLSLAADTVADGMAVRTPGRLTLALAASLLDDVVTVDEDAFWEAMVLLRRTGGHVVEPAGAAGVAALLRHPDLAQGQTAVVLSGGNLDLATAERVTTLATAATIPAARAR, from the coding sequence ATGACCCAGCCAGCAGCGACAACGCCGTCGCCGCGCGCCTCCGACCCCGCCGGAAAACCGGGCCAGACCGGGGTGTTTCGGACCTCTCGGATCGACTCCGCGAGCTCCCAGACCTCCCCGATCGGCTTCGCCAATCGGGCAGGGACCCCGGATCCGGCAGGAACCCCGACCCCGGCGTCGCCCGTCGACCAAGCCGACGACGTAGCGGGAACTACCAGCCAGCCGGACGACGGCCCCGAGGGCGTCGACGTCGGGACCCTGCTGCGGACGGTCGACGTCGAGCGGGCCGCCGCCACCCTCGCCGGTGTCTCCCGGCTCACCCGGGTCGTCAGGCATCCGGGGCTCGGCCTGCGCACGGGCGCGTCGATCTGGCTGAAGTGCGAGAACGAGCAGCACACCCGGTCGTTCAAGCTGCGCGGCGCCTACAACCGGGTGGCGCAGGCCGACCCGTCGCGACGGGCCCGCGGCCTGGTCGCGGCCAGCGCGGGCAACCACGCCCAGGGCGTCGCGTACGCGGCGGCCCAGTTCGGCGTCGAGTCGACGATCTTCGTCCCGACCGGTGCCAACCCGGTCAAGGTGGCCAGGACTCGCCGCTGGGGTGCCCGAGTGGAGCACGTGGACGGCGGTGTCGACGCGGCGCTGGCCACCGCCGGGGCGTTCGCCGCCGACGGCGGCCGGCTGATGGTCCACCCGTTCGACGACCCGGCCGTGATCGCCGGCCAGGGCACGGTCGGGCTGGAGCTCCTGGAGCAGGTACCCGGCCTGCGTACCGTCATCGTCGGTGTTGGCGGCGGTGGTCTCGTGACCGGGATAGCGGCGGCCCTGGCGGCCCGCGGCGCGGACACCAGGGTCATCGGCGTGCAGGCGGAGGGCGCCCCCGCCTTCGCCGACTCGTTCCACGCGGGTCGGCCGCTGTCGCTCGCCGCCGACACCGTGGCCGACGGGATGGCGGTGCGCACCCCCGGCCGGCTCACGCTCGCGCTCGCCGCGTCCCTGCTCGACGACGTCGTGACCGTCGACGAGGACGCGTTCTGGGAGGCGATGGTGCTGCTGCGCCGCACCGGTGGGCACGTCGTCGAACCGGCCGGCGCGGCGGGCGTGGCCGCGCTGCTGCGCCACCCGGACCTCGCCCAGGGCCAGACCGCGGTGGTCCTCTCCGGCGGCAACCTCGATCTCGCCACCGCCGAGCGTGTCACCACCCTGGCCACCGCGGCCACCATCCCGGCCGCCCGCGCCCGCTGA
- a CDS encoding DUF742 domain-containing protein yields the protein MGGPPGPVVRPYAMTGGRTRSRYELAIEALVITTQYGEERAIGLSIEQQSIAAMCRQVRSVAEIAAGLRVPLGVARVLVGDMADEGFVRVHQQPDRDEAPDLALLERVLSGLRKL from the coding sequence ATGGGTGGGCCGCCCGGACCGGTGGTCCGGCCGTACGCCATGACCGGAGGGCGAACCCGGTCGCGTTACGAACTCGCCATCGAGGCGCTCGTCATCACTACCCAGTACGGCGAGGAACGCGCGATCGGCCTCAGCATTGAGCAGCAGTCCATCGCTGCGATGTGCCGTCAGGTCCGGTCCGTGGCGGAGATCGCCGCCGGCCTGCGGGTGCCCCTCGGGGTCGCCAGGGTGCTGGTCGGTGACATGGCGGACGAGGGCTTCGTCCGCGTACACCAGCAGCCGGACCGCGACGAGGCACCGGATCTCGCGTTGCTCGAAAGGGTTCTCAGTGGCCTACGAAAGCTCTGA